ATCACCGGTTTGCCTTTCCAAAGCGCCTCGGTCACCGTCAGGCCGAAACCTTCCTTGGTGGATTTTTGCAGCACGATATCGGCGAGCCGCTGCAACGCATTGATCGTCCGGTGCGCGTCGGGCGGGAGCAGCAGAATCTTGATGTCGGGGTCATCGCCGGCCGCGAAGCGCACCTCGTTCAGGACGGCTTCGCCTTCCGGGTCGTCGGTGGCGCTCCCGCCGGCCAGCACCATTTGCAGGTTCGGGATATAGCACTTGGCCATCTTGTACGCTTCGATCACCCCGACCGGGTCTTTGAAGCGGTCGAAGCGCGAAACCTGGACGATCATCGGCGCGTCCGGATCGATGCCGAAATACCCGCGGACCGAATCCAGTTCTTCCTGCGGCAAGTCGATATTCTTGTCGCTCAACGGGTCGATGCTCGGCGAAATGATGTAAGACGGGTGCGGCATCGGCTGGACGAACTGCGGCAGGGAAAAGATGCTCGCGTCGTAGCCGCGCACGAACTGTTCGACGAAACGCCAGGGGCGCCGGTACGGATGGCTGGCATCGATGTGGCAGCGCCAGATCCATTTGCCTTTCCGTTCCTTGCAATATTGCAGCAGCGCCGCCGGTTGCGGGTCGTGGATAAACACGAAATCCGCCTCTTCGAGAATGGGCCGCAATTGATTCGCATTCTGTTCGTTGACTTCGCGGAAATGGTTCAATTGCGTTTCGGGTATGCCGATCTGGTTGCCCTGGATCGCATTGTGCAGGCTCTTGGTGCATTGATAAAACTCGCTGTCTCCGGTAATGACTTCCCAGCGCGCGTCGATCCCCAGTTCCCGGGCCAGCGGCACCATTTTTTCCAGGATTTCGGCGACGCCGCCGCCGACGCGGGTGGAGTTGACGTGAACCATCGTCTTGCCCCGCAGCGGTCTGGTCAACTGCTGCAAATGGCGGATCACGTCCTCGCCGGCCACCGCGGCATAGGATTCCAGCATCGAGGTCATGACACGGTCTCCGTAAAATAGTGTTGAAAAGTGGCGGCCAGTTGTTGGCGTAATTGGGTCAAAGTGACGAAATACGGATCGATCTTCGATAATTGGTCGATCAAAGGCTGGTAAGTCCCTCCGAAAAAGCCCAGCCATTGACGGAAGTCATCGATATTGCTTTCGGTACGGCGGCGCGAGTCGATGAAATGATAAAAAATGCTGTTGGTCGACAGGAGAGGAATCACTCCCACCATCTCTTGCGGCGCGGCCACAGAGGTGCGCGACTCGAATACGACGATCTGCGAGCGGATGAATTGGAAGCGTTGCGAGGCTTGCGACCATTGCAGATATTCGCTTTCTTCGAGACGGTCGTCGATGTACTCCAGCAAGCGGTAGCGCAGGTCTTCGGGATTATTGTAAAAGGTGGGGTCGAGAACGGCCAATTGCTCGGCCAGTTTCGCATCGTGCAGGCTGTGGCGTACCCAGCTTGCAAAATCGTTGATATATTCCGCTTCTTCAAAGTGAGGCAACAACAGATTGCCCCAGAAATGGTAATAAAGACTGTCCGGACTCAGTGTTTCGATATGGTCGCGGAGTTCTTTCAAGGTCGCCGCGCGTTTGTGAGTGGCAATCGCGATCAATGCGCAATCTTTAAAGACAAACCGCGGAATATCGGTTTGAGTTGGGTCATTTACCGCATTCATCAGGATTGACTCCCCCGGTAATCGCACAAAATGGGGCACCGGTGTTTTTCCGAAACATGAGATTTATCCGTTTGCTGAAACTTGTTAACAAACAGGGTTGTTTATGTTTTAAAATAATGTCCAATGTCTAGATTTTTATTTATAACTCATTGGTTGTAAATGGTTTTTGTTTTAAGTAATTTATTAGAGGCAAGGGCTGTTATTCGAGTTCCAATTTTATTGGAATGTTAAATTAGGCATATCAATTAACAAATATTGATAACTTGCGATAATATAAATAGTTATATTCGTTAAGTGATTATTAAATTGCTTGAATGTTTGATGTTTCAGAGTTTCGCTCTTGGTTTTTAGGTTTATTCAATGGAGTAATCGACGAGCTGACGGTATAGAAAGAGATATTACGAAAAGGGATTTGAAATAACTTAAAATACCTTTAATAAAGCCTCGGTATTTCTTAAACAGTGCCGGTACAATACTGAAGCCGAACCAGGAGCTGAACTTTATTTCTTTATATTATAAAGGCTTAGTTGGAACCAGAGCCGTCGTTTTTCGGGAATTGATATTTCGTATATCCATTTAATATCCGTAGGCCCTCATTATTTGTATATTTACAGTTTTCTGGTTATAAATATAAACTGGTATCCGCTGGCGAAGAGGGCCATGTCGTTAAGTTGAGCCGTCGTCCGGCATTTCCGGCCGGAATGACGCAGTTTTTTAACGGCATCGGTGGAGAGGGGCATTCCCCGAAACCTGACATTAAATCATCATGAGTAAAAATGCGGCTTCGTCAGCGATTCGAGTGAGCGCGGATTGGTTTGACGTGCCGATGAAGAACGGCCGGGCGAGCTACAGGAAGATCGGAACAGGACACGATCGGCTCCGGCAAGCGCGGGCACCCTACCCGGGGATAGGGCGGAGATAGCGGTTATGCCATCGGGTAAAATAGTCAATCTGTATTGCGTTGTAAGGCGTTGTAAATTGATCGGCGCGGGGACATTTGCGTGTAGCTAGCGCTATGCCCGGTCGGATGTTCTACTCGGTTTAGATAATAAAAAGCAATGGAAAATGTTGTATTTAAGGTGCGCCGAACGAAAGGGGTCGATTTTTGCCGGTTTTCGTTTGGTGTTATGCGGATGAAAAATCGATGGCAAACAGGAACATTTTATGAACAAGTACACCCACAACTTTATAAAGGCGTCGCGTCTGGCTCATAAAGAGCTCAGCAGAAGAAACGCCATCCATGAGGCCGGACATGCTGCCGCCATTTATCTGGGCAACAAGCAAAAAGGTTTGCCGCCGGTCTATTTTCGGATTACGATCAATGGTATAGTGCAAAGCGATAGCCAATCAAAACGTCTTCTCGGCGATATCTACGATACCTATATTGCCAAAGTGGAAGGCGGTCGCCTGGTTCAGAATCTGCCCACGTCCTTTGCCGCAGCGACAAAGGATTTTTCCGCCGCCCAGAAACTCGCCTATGAAACCGCATTCGAAGCGGACATCATCAATTTGCTGGCGGGGCCGGTGGTTGAAGCCAAGGATGTCGCCATGCGCAACGACGAACGGGTCGACGCGGGCCGGATTAACGTCAATGCGCTGCAGTATTATGACGGGTCGTATGAACTGGATGTTGTCAGGGAATACTTTGAATGTTTTTTTGATCACGAAGACCTGAAAAAAAGAAAGATCAATGAATTCTTCCTGGCCGCATTCGCTTTCGTCAGCGATTACTCGAACTGGAGCGCCATCAATAGGTTGGCGGATCATATTCTGGCTGACGACAAGCTTATCATTGATTGCGATGAGATTATTTCGGTTCTGGAAGATGAAAGCCGCTTTCCGTTGACCGATTCGGTTTTGCCGAACTCCATGTCATTATCGGGAGGTTTTTGAATTTAAGCTGATTTTGGTCATTATGAACAATTCGCCCTGCATGAAATCCAAAAATAATTATGTAGGCGGAATATGATGATGCGCTGGATCAGCGTTCCACTAAGGTAGAGCTGTTGCCTGAGTTTAGCGGTAAGAATCTGCCCATCTTCGAGGAGGCAGAATCGTAGTAAACGTGTCCAAAATCAATATGCTGTTGACAGTTCAAATTTCGATGGAGCTCAACTGATGACTATGAAGACCGATCTACTCTCCGATCAGCTACAAAGGCAGTTGGAGTTGCGCGAAAAAGCCGAAGCTCGAATTGCCCATGTCGCCATAAAAGACCGGGAGGTTCCAAGCCCTGACAAACTGTTGCACGAATTGCGGGTCCACCAGATCGAACTGGAAATGCAAAACGAGGAACTGCGGCGCTCGCAGAGCGAACTGACTGCCTCGCGCGACCGGTACGCCGATCTTTACGATTTTGCGCCGGTCAGTTATTTTACGATTACCTGGGGCGGCGTGATTCTCGAATGCAATCTCACCGGCGCGAAATTGTTCGACACGCCCCGCAAAAAGTTGATCAATCGGCTGTTTGCGCAGTTTATTGCCGAAGAAGAAAAAGACCCGTGGCACCGGTTTTTTTGCCAGGCTCGCCAGAATGCGGATAAACAGAGCTGCGAAGCGCGGATTCGGCGCGCCGACAGTTCCGCTTTTTATGTACAGATCGACTGTCTGCGCATCGAGATTGACGGCGAACTGCCGATTTTCCGTTTGGCGCTCAGCGACATTTCTTCCCTCAAGCAGGCCGAACAATGCCTGCGCGTGGCTGCCGCGGCTTTCGAGACCCAGGAAGCCATCCTGATCACCGACGCGGATAAGGCCATTCTCCGCTCCAATAAAGCCTTCACCCGGATTACCGGTTACAGCGCGAAAGAAATTGCCGGTCAGACGCCTTCATTTTTTCAATGCGGCCTGCAGGACGATTTGTTTTCGGAATCTTTGTGGATCTCCATGGTGCGCGACGGCTATTGGCAAGGCGAAGCCTGCGAGCGGCGCAAGAACGGCGAGGTTTTTCCCGTCTCGCTCAGCATCACCCAGGTAATCGGGCCCGATGGACGCATCAGCCATTATGTGATCTGTTTTTCGGACATTACCTTGCAAAAGGAAGCTGAAAAGGTCCTGCTGAACAAAAAGGCCTTCCTCGAAAAACAGATCAAGATCATGCATTCGGACCTCGGGAAAGCCAATAAGGAAACTTCCGAAATGAACACCGCTTTGCAGGTGATGCTCAAGCAGCAACAGGCGGAGCTTTCCAAGGCCCAGTTCTCGCTTTCGCAGGAAGCGGAAAGAACGGTGCTGCCTTTTCTGAAAAAGTTGAAAGAGCATACCCGCGATAAAAACGAAATCCGCTTGATCGGCATTCTGGAAGTCAATTTGAAGCATTTGCTGGAATCGTACGGCGTTTCGGAAAGCTTGCCGGCCGCCTATATGAAACTGACTCCGGTCGAAATCCAGGTGGCGTCGATGATCAGGCAGGCCATGCCGACAAAAGTGATCGCTTCGATGCTGAAGCTCTCGCCGGGAACGGTCAATATTCACCGGAAGCACATCCGCAAAAAATTGGGATTGAACAGCCGTTCGTTGAATCTGACCGGCTATTTGATGTCCCTGCATGAGGAGGCTCCGCTCGGCGATCAAAGTGTCTGTTCCGAGCATTGAATTCCAGCTCCGGCGGGTTCGGGCGCATGATGCTTCCGGGATGGGAAACATCATGCGCGGGGCTTTTTAGAGCATTTTCGTTTTGGGTGTACGGTCATAAGCCATGCCGCAAAGTGAGAGGAAACGCGTCATTCCGGCAGGGATTGCCGGACGACTGCATGGATGCGGGAGATACGAGCCCAAGGAAGGGCGAGGTAGATCGCGTCGGGAACACGCGATCGAGAGCAACGCAAGGAGCGGTTGCCGAATCCAGAAGCCAGGGATGGCAAGCTTTAATGCATCCCTGCAGTCTGGATCTCGGCACAAATCTGTCTGGAACAGATTTGCATTGACCCGAAGGGGGCCAGGCAGGAAAGCCTGGCATGAATCCCTGCCGAGATGACGGCTTGACTTAACGGTAGTGCGCCCTTATACGCGATATGAAAATGCTCTAGCCATCTTTCGTCTCTTTTCTTCGTCTCTCTTCAGAATTAGGTTCGGCCGGCTCGTTTTGATGGGAACGGGGAACCTGACTCGGCCAATGCTCCGGCGGGAGCTAAACCTTCGCTCGTGCCGCCGCGTCCTGCTTCGCGCTATGTCAACTGATTCAAGATGTAAAAAATCATGGAAGTTTTGTGGTATTTCGGATTGAAAACCTCATCCCGGTCTATTAAAAATAGGATATCGATTCTATCTATTCTTTATCATTAATTACCTGTTCTTCAATGTTTACATTTAACTGTCATGTTGTAAATTTAACCAATTAAAAATAAAAAGAACATCTGTTATTAATTAGAGTGAAGGTGGCGAATTATGACTAAGCAAGAGATATCGATAGCGTTTGTTGCAGCTTTTATTATGGTTTTATTTTTCGTTTCACCGCTCGCGCATGCAGCCGGCGCCAGTGAAGAAGAACAACAGGAAGAGTCGTTTAGCGAGCCTGTTCAGGAACTGACCGGAAGGGCGGGAGATATTTCGGTATATTCTCATATTTACGGCGCCGATTTCATGACCGAGCAAGAAAGATGCAACTATCTGCTGAAGCTCGACGGTATGAAGACGAAGGAGGAGAGGGCCGCATTTCGAGCCCGGCACCATAAAGAAATCGATAAGCGGCGCAAAGAAAAGGGCGGCTGACGTTTCCGGTTTTTAAAAAGCAAATAATAACAAAACAATATAGAAGCCATGAAAATTCAAATAATGATGATCGGTGTCATGCTGGCGGTATTATTTTTGATAAATAATCAGGCAAATAACGCGGGAAAAAATAATCTTTCTCCGCCGAGCCTGATCGTCGAAGCGATTGTGCATTATTACCCCCCTGCTTCCGCCGAAGGAGCGGAAGTATTGTTGAAATCCGGAAACCGTTCTGACGAATATCAATCCGGAGCTTTTGAAATCGGCAAAAAAATAGAGCCATCTACAGGCCAGGAGAGATACGTTATCAATACCGATCATTTCTGAATCAGGCTGGCGGTCCGGCTGCAACTTTCTACATTATTATTCGGTCTTCTGTTGATATAGCCCTTATTTCCTGCACTGATCGAACCCAAACTCTTTGGATGCCTCGATGCGGAAAATAAAGCGGCGAATTCTAGCGTATCAGGTTGTTCCGGAGGATGACATGCATTCCCGACGGGTTGTTTGTGCGGCGGTTGTTTTCTTTCTGCTGATGAGCGGTCTTTCGGATGCGTTGGCGAAACGGGTCGATGAAGAGGCTTACCGCTATCCCTACAAGGATCCTTGGATTGCAACCTCTACCGTTTCCCTGATGCAGGGGAAGGAAACCATTCCGGGCGGCGCTATCCGCGATCTTCAGATCAAGATTCTGGAGGGCCGCAATCATCCTTATCTGGAAGGGAAGGGGGAATTGCTTTACCGGTTTTACCAGCAAAAGACCCCGGCTCCTCTCGTTTTCATCCTGCCCGGAGTGGGCAGCTCGGCTTACGCCGGCTCGGCCAGGCAAGTGGCGGAGTTTTTGGCCGGGTACGGGTTTCATGTGCTGGTTCTGCCTTCTCCGTTCCACTGGAATTTCGCTTTGGCGGCAAGCCGTTCCGGCCTGCCCGGCCTGACCGGGAAAGATGCCGAAGATCTTTACCGGGCGATGCAATTAATTCTGAACGAAGTCAAGCAGCGATGGCGGGCGAAAATCGGCAAGATCGGCCTATTGGGATTGAGCGTTGGGGCGCTGGATGCGGCATACGTCGGCAAACTGGATACCGCCCAACATAAAATCGGCATTGCGACTTACCTCTTGATCAATCCTCCCGTCGATCT
The genomic region above belongs to Methylomicrobium agile and contains:
- a CDS encoding glycosyltransferase, with translation MTSMLESYAAVAGEDVIRHLQQLTRPLRGKTMVHVNSTRVGGGVAEILEKMVPLARELGIDARWEVITGDSEFYQCTKSLHNAIQGNQIGIPETQLNHFREVNEQNANQLRPILEEADFVFIHDPQPAALLQYCKERKGKWIWRCHIDASHPYRRPWRFVEQFVRGYDASIFSLPQFVQPMPHPSYIISPSIDPLSDKNIDLPQEELDSVRGYFGIDPDAPMIVQVSRFDRFKDPVGVIEAYKMAKCYIPNLQMVLAGGSATDDPEGEAVLNEVRFAAGDDPDIKILLLPPDAHRTINALQRLADIVLQKSTKEGFGLTVTEALWKGKPVIGGDTGGIRLQVINFHTGFLVNTPEGASLRIRYLLNQRQKMEEMGIKGKAFVRENFLLTRQLREHLTLMVALQHHANDRIEVSG
- a CDS encoding DUF5752 family protein — protein: MNAVNDPTQTDIPRFVFKDCALIAIATHKRAATLKELRDHIETLSPDSLYYHFWGNLLLPHFEEAEYINDFASWVRHSLHDAKLAEQLAVLDPTFYNNPEDLRYRLLEYIDDRLEESEYLQWSQASQRFQFIRSQIVVFESRTSVAAPQEMVGVIPLLSTNSIFYHFIDSRRRTESNIDDFRQWLGFFGGTYQPLIDQLSKIDPYFVTLTQLRQQLAATFQHYFTETVS
- a CDS encoding PAS domain S-box protein → MTMKTDLLSDQLQRQLELREKAEARIAHVAIKDREVPSPDKLLHELRVHQIELEMQNEELRRSQSELTASRDRYADLYDFAPVSYFTITWGGVILECNLTGAKLFDTPRKKLINRLFAQFIAEEEKDPWHRFFCQARQNADKQSCEARIRRADSSAFYVQIDCLRIEIDGELPIFRLALSDISSLKQAEQCLRVAAAAFETQEAILITDADKAILRSNKAFTRITGYSAKEIAGQTPSFFQCGLQDDLFSESLWISMVRDGYWQGEACERRKNGEVFPVSLSITQVIGPDGRISHYVICFSDITLQKEAEKVLLNKKAFLEKQIKIMHSDLGKANKETSEMNTALQVMLKQQQAELSKAQFSLSQEAERTVLPFLKKLKEHTRDKNEIRLIGILEVNLKHLLESYGVSESLPAAYMKLTPVEIQVASMIRQAMPTKVIASMLKLSPGTVNIHRKHIRKKLGLNSRSLNLTGYLMSLHEEAPLGDQSVCSEH